In Fluviispira sanaruensis, a genomic segment contains:
- a CDS encoding S41 family peptidase, protein MSRLKMLVALNAIVFLSACNKSENTAQVSSYTDEPWELPKLNAEEKTSLVDSVQTVFREYYVNDFQKNKESYYDPYTETLKLNKEMDSETLLREAMKIFNKNGDIYTNFTYPSPAKCLSAHFYFDVAFAYDNPKDKEGKLVISKKYSIDTVPLSREEKNDFYNIQVGDELLSIANIGIEGETDEEISAVEGLKLLMKQASGRTDEVKKDQALQRYFLREGDEGKTPEGNFTVKIKRRAEGQIVTYTFPWMRYLNYKCSKKNEVSRIIDKNNLGDKKANIDPKLKPAYLPGGSANIVEYAGKSFAVIRVSKFVKDKENEIDEVERIKDFLEKERNKIDGVIFDLRGDYNFNNYFSYATSPVALASLFTTQDISYPNVILRVSDTNRETLANKLFINLKEVDNLDAFVFEKMGKYLNDEKYKEQIKNRSLFTNPFNIFDANHDDRYPKDPNAILYKGILTDKLIAVFANSDCSYACNTFVSLMKDYKIAKIYGTSKQIGGREINIFSWNDFAGTIITPRGTTKSIIPNAKILPKGSDISFAWGQTVRENARAGNEQYLGGNGVLVDTVYLETRDDIINNDRNIFNKIFADMADPKNSTGFYLNRP, encoded by the coding sequence ATGAGTCGACTAAAAATGCTTGTTGCTCTAAATGCGATTGTCTTTCTCTCCGCGTGCAATAAATCTGAGAATACCGCCCAAGTCAGTTCATATACAGATGAACCTTGGGAGCTGCCTAAATTAAATGCAGAAGAAAAAACGAGCTTAGTGGACTCTGTGCAGACCGTATTTAGGGAGTATTATGTAAATGATTTTCAGAAAAATAAGGAGAGTTATTATGATCCTTATACTGAAACTTTAAAACTGAATAAAGAGATGGATTCAGAGACTCTTTTAAGAGAAGCAATGAAGATTTTTAATAAAAATGGGGATATTTATACTAATTTTACCTATCCTAGCCCAGCGAAGTGTCTCAGTGCACATTTTTATTTTGATGTTGCTTTTGCCTATGATAACCCAAAAGATAAAGAAGGAAAATTGGTTATATCAAAGAAATATTCTATAGATACTGTTCCTTTGAGTCGTGAAGAAAAAAATGATTTTTATAATATACAAGTCGGTGATGAACTCTTATCGATTGCTAATATTGGCATTGAAGGGGAAACTGATGAAGAAATAAGTGCCGTTGAAGGGCTGAAACTCTTAATGAAACAGGCTTCAGGTCGCACGGACGAAGTGAAAAAGGATCAAGCTCTGCAGAGATATTTTCTTCGTGAAGGTGATGAAGGGAAAACTCCAGAAGGAAACTTTACAGTAAAAATAAAAAGAAGAGCTGAAGGTCAGATTGTTACCTATACATTTCCATGGATGCGCTATCTAAATTATAAATGTTCCAAGAAAAATGAAGTTTCGCGAATTATTGATAAGAACAATCTGGGAGATAAGAAAGCGAATATAGATCCAAAATTAAAGCCAGCATATCTTCCCGGTGGAAGTGCAAATATTGTTGAATATGCTGGAAAGTCATTTGCAGTCATAAGAGTTAGTAAATTTGTTAAAGATAAAGAAAATGAGATAGATGAAGTCGAGCGCATTAAAGATTTTTTAGAAAAAGAAAGGAACAAGATTGATGGAGTTATCTTTGACCTAAGAGGGGATTATAATTTTAACAATTATTTCTCTTATGCGACATCACCTGTTGCTTTGGCAAGTTTATTTACTACCCAAGATATATCTTATCCAAATGTAATTTTGAGAGTTTCAGACACAAATCGAGAGACATTGGCTAATAAACTATTTATTAATTTAAAAGAAGTGGATAATTTAGATGCTTTTGTCTTTGAAAAGATGGGTAAATATTTAAATGATGAAAAGTATAAAGAACAAATTAAAAATCGCTCATTATTTACCAATCCTTTTAACATATTTGATGCAAATCATGATGATCGCTACCCAAAAGATCCAAATGCAATTTTATATAAAGGCATCCTCACCGACAAACTCATTGCTGTTTTTGCAAATAGTGACTGCAGTTATGCTTGTAATACATTCGTTTCACTTATGAAGGATTATAAGATTGCAAAAATATATGGGACAAGTAAACAAATAGGCGGCAGAGAAATAAATATTTTTTCTTGGAATGATTTTGCAGGAACAATAATTACACCACGTGGAACAACAAAATCCATTATTCCCAATGCTAAAATCTTACCTAAAGGAAGTGATATTTCCTTTGCCTGGGGGCAAACAGTGCGGGAAAATGCACGCGCTGGCAATGAACAGTATTTAGGTGGCAATGGAGTCTTGGTCGATACAGTTTACTTAGAGACCCGCGATGACATTATAAATAATGATCGTAATATTTTTAATAAGATTTTTGCAGATATGGCTGATCCAAAAAATAGCACAGGATTTTATTTAAATCGTCCATAA
- a CDS encoding 4Fe-4S cluster-binding domain-containing protein, which translates to MILLSYFCNFDCGYCFQRSFRKTIEKSFFSKNQMEVFLKNKLNLLLPNVDPANQVFVLYAGEPFIQRNNPAIQALLTYYSEETGAFVEAISNSYIKLLNIITLYQTKRSLKQILIFFKIIIF; encoded by the coding sequence ATGATATTATTATCATATTTTTGCAATTTTGATTGTGGCTATTGTTTTCAAAGATCTTTTAGAAAAACGATTGAAAAGTCATTTTTTTCAAAAAATCAAATGGAAGTTTTTTTAAAAAATAAACTCAATCTTCTGTTGCCAAATGTAGACCCTGCAAATCAGGTTTTTGTATTATATGCAGGTGAGCCATTTATTCAAAGAAATAATCCTGCCATACAAGCATTATTAACTTATTATTCTGAGGAGACAGGAGCATTTGTAGAAGCAATCTCTAATAGCTATATAAAATTATTAAATATAATAACCTTGTATCAAACAAAACGGAGTCTAAAGCAAATTCTCATATTTTTTAAAATTATAATATTTTGA
- a CDS encoding ATP-binding cassette domain-containing protein yields MREQIKFLFIHPSHFLLCIKNMLIDFKVAKNFICKNLALDIKDFLIISILTTLATLSTLPLPFLSKDIIDASIAAEKSQQIPLLLLIASAALLFERIISYYHGVVIYRIYRELLKRNRENILENFLKSAYNSNLGGKVITLANEIYQNTEIALSIFFDKLTNVFENILIVIFCFVALLMLDKFIAIGILFFIPFFILSSYYLAKEIRESTEIFYKNMAQEKTFFQSCMENQIFIKLTNIFYPTSIAENKFNRTIFAANNMMHYRSLSFAVVGGITSFFPLLLLAYNVFRIQQGTLSIGSFFATLTIATMMLHNTKQLIIYLQETHPGFAAIKKLNGYYKMEIENVNNKIVYSKFKNIDTIFIKNLEYKFPHSNSQIKNINFQWNRGKIIGLKGKSGGGKTTLSLILNGIIKQTKGSIQFDNVTITPLELQALSILVQQEPLFFDDTVLGNICLGHKKISKEEVSQLLQRFLWEGAQTGIKNRLNEYISEAGKNLSGGEKRRLAIARTLLVENKLLLIFDEPTTGLDSASANAVMAEIKNSANDKFILVISHDDRFDDIYSEIIYLNKD; encoded by the coding sequence ATGAGAGAGCAGATTAAATTTTTATTTATCCACCCCTCACATTTTCTACTCTGCATAAAAAATATGCTGATTGATTTTAAAGTTGCAAAAAATTTCATTTGCAAAAATTTAGCATTGGACATAAAAGATTTTTTAATTATTTCAATTCTAACAACTCTTGCTACTTTAAGCACTCTTCCTCTCCCATTTCTGAGCAAAGATATTATCGATGCCTCTATAGCTGCTGAAAAAAGCCAACAAATTCCGTTATTATTGTTAATCGCAAGTGCAGCTCTGCTCTTTGAAAGGATTATTTCTTATTATCATGGAGTTGTCATCTATAGAATATATAGAGAACTATTAAAGAGAAATCGCGAAAATATTTTAGAAAATTTTTTAAAATCCGCCTACAATTCAAACTTAGGTGGAAAGGTCATTACCCTCGCAAATGAAATCTATCAAAACACCGAAATTGCCTTGTCTATTTTTTTCGACAAGTTGACCAATGTTTTTGAAAATATTTTGATTGTTATTTTTTGTTTTGTTGCTCTCTTAATGTTAGACAAGTTTATAGCGATCGGTATTCTTTTCTTTATTCCTTTTTTTATCCTATCTTCCTATTATTTAGCGAAAGAGATTCGTGAATCAACAGAAATATTTTATAAAAATATGGCACAGGAAAAAACATTTTTTCAAAGCTGCATGGAGAATCAAATATTTATCAAATTGACCAATATATTTTACCCAACTTCTATTGCAGAGAATAAATTTAACAGAACGATATTTGCTGCAAATAATATGATGCATTATCGCTCACTTTCTTTTGCTGTGGTTGGAGGCATAACGTCTTTTTTCCCCCTTTTGCTCTTAGCCTACAACGTTTTTCGAATACAACAAGGCACTCTGTCCATTGGAAGTTTTTTTGCCACACTCACAATTGCCACAATGATGCTGCACAACACAAAGCAGCTAATTATTTATCTGCAAGAAACCCATCCAGGCTTTGCTGCTATTAAAAAATTAAATGGCTATTACAAAATGGAAATAGAAAATGTCAATAATAAAATTGTTTATAGCAAATTCAAAAATATAGACACAATATTCATTAAGAATCTTGAATATAAATTTCCCCATAGCAATTCACAAATTAAAAATATAAACTTCCAGTGGAACAGGGGAAAAATAATCGGTTTAAAAGGTAAATCAGGCGGCGGAAAAACAACCTTATCTTTAATTTTAAATGGAATCATAAAGCAAACGAAGGGAAGCATTCAATTTGATAATGTAACGATAACACCACTTGAGTTACAAGCTTTATCTATCTTAGTTCAGCAAGAGCCTCTGTTTTTTGATGATACAGTCCTAGGCAATATTTGTCTCGGTCATAAAAAAATAAGTAAAGAAGAAGTTTCACAATTATTACAAAGATTTCTTTGGGAGGGAGCACAAACGGGCATAAAAAATCGCTTAAATGAATATATCTCTGAAGCGGGAAAAAACCTTTCAGGGGGTGAAAAAAGGCGTCTAGCAATAGCTCGTACGTTACTCGTAGAAAATAAACTTCTATTAATATTCGATGAGCCCACGACAGGTCTGGATTCCGCCAGTGCCAATGCAGTTATGGCAGAAATAAAAAACAGCGCAAACGATAAATTTATTCTTGTTATTAGCCACGATGATCGTTTTGATGATATTTATTCTGAAATAATATATTTAAATAAGGATTAA